CCTCTGCCCGTCTCAGCTTCATCCCAACGCTTTAGCGTTCTTAAGGGCCTTTGAGATCGTGTGCGGGTACTTGGAGGTCGAAGCGACTCTACcccttttcttcaaaatttttcatttgcagaggttgcgtgatcggaacggcaagtggagttgggtgtcgtttaagcagccgaagaagctgttcgccatttACCAGGACTCTGTCAAGCATTTTAAGAGTCGGTATTTTATAATTAAGCCGCTCACTCCTGATGCCGAGAATCATTTGTTCGAGGAGCGCGAGTATATTGAGGATGGGGTGAGGAGAGTGGGCCCAGCTGCTCGGTTCCCGTTAGAGTGGCAACCTGACCATTTTGAGCGTGGGACTGACTATTACATCTTCCGGGACGAGGATCTCAATGAGCGCGATACAGGGGGGTATCAGCGGCTCGCTTCTTTTGTGGACGGGTTTAGACCGGCAATATGTACATATCCCAACGGGGATCCCCTATCCGAGGAGGATGGAGGCCCTATGCTGGAGCCTCGGCACATCAACACCAAAGCTGTCCTCGAGTGCGGAAGTTACGGGGACGCTATGATTTTGTTGGGTGAGATAACTATTATTTGTTCAAACAACacctttttggttctaactctttgttttgcaggaaaaatggccgacTTGCACGACAAAGTTACGAAGATGCGGGCCAAGAACAAGGGGGCCGCCAAAGTGTCTGGGAAACGATCGCGGGTCGAGGAGGTCAAGGCGGCTGCCGCGAGTGTCCCTGACAGCGGCTCTCCTTCGTCAGTCGGGACGACCTCGCGTGGTTCTCCAGCCGggaagaaacaaaagaatgacGGGACCGGGGAGCTTCGTCCTCTTATCATTGACAACCCCTCCGAGGAGGACATTGTGCTGCCTTCTTGTACTCTGCATAGGGGAATCATCTCAAAGAAAAATGTTCTCCTcgagcgcgaggaggtgaggcacATCGTCAGGCGGGACAGGATGGCTCGAGACAAGGATTTGTCCGAGGACCTCGAAGGGATAATGAGGGTGGCCGCCTTGGCCTTGGCTCTTAACGCTCAGAAAGTCTGTCCTCAGAAGGACTACGATGCTCTCCAGATCAAGTACGATGAGCTGGAGCACGAGTTCGAACAGTACAAGGATAAGTATGAGGTCCAGAGCGGCATAGTGGAGGATCTCGTTAAAGAGCGTAACAAGGTTGCGGACTTGGAGGCCGAGGGAAAAAGGCTCCGCGAGAGAATTGCTGAGTTGGAGAGGGCTCATCTCCCTGCTGTCGAGGAAGATGAGGACGAGAAAGCCTTGGTGACGCGTTCTCAGCTTCTGGGCAAGGTGAAGGAGCTGGAGATCGACTGCGTCGCTACCTTGGGGGTCGGTTTTAAAGTTGCGGTGGATCAGTTGAAAGTCCTCAACCCGCGTCTGGTGACGAAGGGCATTGGCCCATACCATAAGGTCGTGGACGGGCGAATTGAACCAAACCCGGAGTTCGAGGACTGGGAAGATGAGGAGGAACCCCAGGGCGAGGACGACGGTGCCGAGGACGAAGATGGCGATGTTTGACCAGTCTTTTATCgttgtggcctgcgtgccgatGTTTTATGGCCTGTGTGCCAatattttgtggcctgcgtgccaaggtAGCTAGTTGGgcgatgcccggataatttttgtaatatttggatatctccgGCCAATTTGGTCGGTTTTTAATATTCCGTTTTATGCTCCAATGTTTATTTGTGCTTATCTGATGTATCCTTTGTGTTTATGCTCGAATTATGTTTGTGCTCGACCGAGGTTTTACGGCCCGGGCGTGTGgggaacggtccgggtgcgcagagcaggtgtgcgctataagcgagctcgaggccgcggtcggggccaggtgctcgcggcgtgaacgatcccatcgcgagctggggttctaccgtgcaggtacttccgcggagggtctgcgtgtaaggcccgccgcgtagtcggctttgcctcctggtagggttatccgactgaagctgtcgtggagcatacgcgcttgtaccatggcgcgagtcctCGCCCTGCTTTCCTCGTGTTCGTCACGAGCGGCCGGGtagcgttaggttgtttctaattgtagtagcgtctgagtttttcagcattccaaggtcgagctagtttttcgccgagaaggttctcgaggtaatacgcaccgttttcggttttatcgtacactcggtacggaccttcccagtttggggctagtttgccttCGCGTGAATCTTTCATGTTCCTACGGAGCACTAAGAGTCCGACTTCGAAGGAGCTCTTGATAACTTTGGTGTCATGTCTTAACGCTATTTGTTgtttcaatttcgcttctcgcagggaggatcctgttcggatctcctcgaccatgtcgagctcttctctcatggcttcgtcgttgagttcttcctcgagaggtgactcagtccgacgagatggttctcggatctccacggggatcacggcttcggtgccataGGTTATCCTGAATGGTGTTTCGCCCGTGGTTGAATGTGGGGTCGTCCTGTatgcccagaggacgctgtgtagctcttcgacccaagcttttttcgcttcgcccagccttctcttcaatccacggagaatgacccggttggcggcttcaGCCTGTCTGTTGGTTTGGGGGTGCTCGACCGAAGTGAAGTGCTGCTTTGTCCCGAGTTTGGCCACGAATTCCTGGAATTTTCtgtccgtgaactgggtgccgttgtcggttattATCGCCTGTGGTACCCCGAATCGAGCGAGTATGTTCCTCTTGTAAAATCAGAGTACGTTTTGGGATGTGATTTTAGCGAGCgcttcagcttctatccattttgtgaagtaatctacagcgaccaccaggtatttgttttggtaggagccgaccgggaaaggtccgaggaggtccattccccacgtagagaaaggccaaggtgaggagagagatttgagctcgttTGGTGGTGtcaggtgcatgtcggcgtgacgctggcatttgtcgcatttcttgacgtactctttggcgtcctgctgcatggtcggccaataatagccggctctgagggctttcctagcTAGTGACCGTCCACCTAGGTGATGGCCGTTGATTCCACCATGGAGTTCCTGGAGTACCTCTAGCGCTTGCGAGGCatcgatgcatttaaggagggggATGGAGAAACCTCGTCGGTACAGCTTGTTTTCGAGGATAGTGTATGAGCACGCTCGTCTCTTAATTGTTGAGGCTTCTTTCGCGTCGGCGGGGAGCTCGTCTTTTGTGAGGAAGTTGTACactggggtcatccagcattGGTCGTCCCCGATGGCGAATATCTGTAGAGCTCGCGCGTTTTCGCCTACACTTGGCCTGGGCAGAATTTCTTAGATAACCAATTtgtttccccctttctttctcgtgctcgcaagtttggacagtatgtcggcgcgcgagttgtgttctcgggggatatgctcgacttccgctttggcgaattttttcatcttatctcTGACGAGCGCGAGATATTCGGCGAGcacgtcgtttttggcttggtattCGCCGCTGATATgagatgcgacgagttgggaatcAGTGTAGATCTTGACCTCTCGTGCCCCTATGTCCTCGGCGAGTCTCAGTCCCGCGAGGAGGGCTtcatactcggcctggttgttcgacgtgttgaaGGAGAGGACTAAAGATACTTCTATGATAAGACCTTCGCCGTTTTCCAAGATAATGCCTGCCCCGCTGCCCGagctgcttgaggcgccatctacgtagatggtccacttgtCTTTAGTTGCGTTGGGTGAGTCGGCGATAGAGGTCATTTCGGCTACGAAGTCCGCCAGCGCCTGAGCTTTTAACGCCTTCCTGCTCTCATACTGTACGTCGAATTCCgaaagctcgagggaccatcttaacattctgccggccatgtctggtcggctgaggagttgttTGATGGGTTGATCCGTCCGAATGAAGATTGTGTGAGCGAGGAAGTAGTATCGTAGCCTCCTGGCCGCTATTactagggccatggcgactttctcgatctgttggtatcgtACCTCGGGTCCCTGTAGGGCTTTGCTGGTAAAATACACAGGTTTTTGCCCGTCTACGGTTTCTCGGATCAAAGCCGCGCTGACTGCCtcgtttgagacggccaggtaAAGGTACAGAGGCTCGTTGTCGTCGGGTCGAGAAAGGACAGGCGGCGAGGAAAGTACTTATTTGAGGTGTGCTAGTGCTTgctcgcactcctcggaccaCTCAAAGGTTGCTTCTTTGCGTAGTAGTTTAAAGAAAGGGAGggcgtgctgggcggatttcgcgacgaaacgtgatagcgcagtgagcatcccgtttaatacttggatggattttttattgttgggAGTAGGGAGCTCGGAGAAcgctcggcatttatccgggttggcttctattccccgttcgatcagatagaaaccgaggaattttcctgctcggatgccgaaggtgcatttctccggattgaagcgcatcttgcaggatctggcccgctCGAATACGCGCTCGAGATGGGAGGTGTGGTCGGTGTCCCCTCGAGACTTGACAATCATATCGTCCATGtacacctcgagggtgtcgccgatctcccctcggaacactttgttcatcatccgttgatacgTGGAGCCCGCGTTTTTGAGGctgaagggcattacgttgtagtagtaattgcccgactcggtcatgaacgccgtgtactgcttgtcgctcctcgccatcgggatctggttgtaacctgaataagcatccataaaagataataatttatagccggccgagttgtcgaccagtctatcaatgtttggtaacggataggcgtcttttggacatgcccggttaacatcagtataatcaacacacattctccattttccattagatttcttaacaagtacaacgtttgagagccaagttgaatacttggcctcggaaataaaatttgcctctaagaggtcttttacagctttctcggcagcctccgctttctcgggagactgccgacgcctacgttgaactacggcctttgcggctggattgatggagaggtggtggcaggcgacctcagggtcgagtccgggcatttccgcggcgctccaggcgaacagatcagcattggctcgaaggcaggctatgagctgcttcctcggaagGTCTGGGATCCCTTTACCGATTTTCACTGCTTTGTCAGGGTTTTCGCCCAAGGggaccagctcgaaatctccgtccggAACTGGTCGGAAGGGGTGAGGTGACTTCGACCTCGACTCTTCCCCAGTCTTTTGTTCTTCTTCTGCAAACCGGGCGtccaggtcgactgagctgacgttggttgtctgatgctggtctcctcgaggatgcttgtcttcggcccttggctttttgttggagctggtcggcggagcgatcagttctaatcctttgacggaggcgtcgaagattcttctggctgcttcaatatcggcgttgatggtggccactcgtccggtcctcgtgtagaacttcatcttcaggtggACAGTGGAGGGTACGGCGGTCAGTTCGGCCAGAGtagggcgtccgatgatgcagttgtacagggttttgcagtcgatcaccaagaaccTAGTTTTGACTTGCCTAGAAGCCTCCCCttctccgaaggtgacaatcagctcgacgtaaccccatggtttagtggtagctccgttgaagccttgaaggtctgaacccacatagggagtgaggtgtgagtcgtccagctggagtgtccggaagagatgggagtacatgatatcgaccgagctgccttcatcgactaggacccgtcgaacatcgaagttcgccattcttgctcggacgagcagaggaattgtggcgtttggagctccgccgggtagttcttccaggtagaaggtgattggttcAGATTTCCCTCGGAACTTTCTCAGTTTGGGGCCGAGGTCTGCGTTGGCGCTGAGCAgctcatcgaactttctcttcacTGAACTGATGGTGAGAGAGCCCGGATCTccgccgttggagacgaccatggcGAATGGGAATCCTTCCCATTTGCTGAGTGCGGCAGGTGCCCCGACCGATGGTATGAAATCTTCAGGTCGGGTCACTGACAGGGCTACTTGTAGGGGCCTGTTGTCCGGCGAATCCCCTTCGTCAGAGTTTCTGTGGTCGTCCCTTcgggaaggttcccctttctgtgtgtattttgaaaggcgaccttccttgatcagtgtttcaatAGCGTCCTTGAGGTGAATGCAATCCTCGGTCATATGTCCATGGCTCCTGTGGTatttgcagtacttggacttgtcgGTTCCTGGCCTCGCGGGGTTTGACTTCGGGGGTCTGATGTTCGACTTTTTGAAGTCAGTGTTTTGGCATTCGGCTAGGATCCTTTCCCGTGAGGCGTTCAGCGGGGTATATTCGTTGAAACGACCAGAAGGTCCCCGGCGTTCTTTGATGTCGAGAGACCTGTCGTCTTTCCTTCTCTCGTGCCCGCGCCTCGAAGTTGAGGGCTCATGGTTTGAACTGCGAGCGGCGTCGTTGTCCCGTGACGCTCTCGTGGTAGCAGCCTCTGCTTCCTCATATCTGATGAAGGCCTGAGCCttgcgaaggagggcgttcatggagtggaccTCCTCAGTCTTGATGGCCTTTTTGAAGTCGCTTCCGGGGAGGAGCCCTCGTTCGAGtaggtacctcttcatgtagtccgCGGTCTGCACTTGGacagcttctttgttgaacctgtcgaggtagtctcTCAAAGATTCGTTGGTACCTTGGATTACTGCCTCAAGATTTGCTTCTGATTTCGGTTGCCGACGAGACGCGGTGAAGTGGCTTAGGAAAAGATCCTTCAGTTcagtccaggagtggatggagttagggggcagattcctgtaccaattcatcgcgcctttccttagtgtggtcggaaagatgcggcatttgatggatcCTCGTACCACATGGTAGTCCATGACAGCTTCGATGCTCCTTATGTGGTCATCGGGGTCGGTGGTCCCGTCATAGTGGTCCAAGgctggtggtttttccatcccccgggGAAGACGAACACGCCGGATTTGCTCGGACAAGGGACTGCGGAAATCCTCTTCGTCGCTAGGTTCAGGGGAGTTTGAATGTCTGCCCCGCTGGGACTTAGTGCGTGCTTTGCCCGAGATTTTGCGGTTGTCTTTTGGAGAATGCTCGCGGACTTTCTGCACGGCTTTGGAGGGGCCTCGGTGCTCCTGCTCGGGTGAGAGACTCTTGGCTTCAGTGGTTTCAGGTTTCTGATTCTTCCGAGTCTTTCgaggtggagagcgggaataaGACCGCTGGCGCCGGTTTCTTCTCGAGGGGGAGCGAGACCTAGATGGACTGCGCTTGCGACTTCTCCTCGGGGCAGACCGCGAAGAGGAATAGGAACGTGACCGATGGCGTCTCCGTTGGGGGGAGCGAtatcgtcgcttcctttccaggTCGTGGATGCGGTCGCCCTGTTGGCGGATGAGGCGGTTGGGCTTCTGCAGCTCTTTGAGTAGGAGAATGGCAGTCGGGTCAGCGCCCTCGGGAATGTTGATCTGTTCCTCCTCGTCCGGGCTACGGCTTCTTCGTCTGccagaggtgtgggtgaatgaggaagcggGTTGCC
The Vicia villosa cultivar HV-30 ecotype Madison, WI linkage group LG6, Vvil1.0, whole genome shotgun sequence genome window above contains:
- the LOC131614025 gene encoding uncharacterized protein LOC131614025 translates to MANNNTPSPDPFVLEQLIEDSSRELTNRRRQERAFAGQRQQIQHIQHVHDLQQVQNVEQTHPEGQVQNGEDGQTRPQTEPDQLQVVNETDTRDGQPASSFTHTSGRRRSRSPDEEEQINIPEGADPTAILLLKELQKPNRLIRQQGDRIHDLERKRRYRSPQRRRHRSRSYSSSRSAPRRSRKRSPSRSRSPSRRNRRQRSYSRSPPRKTRKNQKPETTEAKSLSPEQEHRGPSKAVQKVREHSPKDNRKISGKARTKSQRGRHSNSPEPSDEEDFRSPLSEQIRRVRLPRGMEKPPALDHYDGTTDPDDHIRSIEAVMDYHVDLFLSHFTASRRQPKSEANLEAVIQGTNESLRDYLDRFNKEAVQVQTADYMKRYLLERGLLPGSDFKKAIKTEEVHSMNALLRKAQAFIRYEEAEAATTRASRDNDAARSSNHEPSTSRRGHERRKDDRSLDIKERRGPSGRFNEYTPLNASRERILAECQNTDFKKSNIRPPKSNPARPGTDKSKKGNLPEGTTTETLTKGIRRTTGPYK